The Sphaerospermopsis torques-reginae ITEP-024 genome has a window encoding:
- a CDS encoding LL-diaminopimelate aminotransferase, whose translation MTKMQFANRLQPLQANVFADMDRAKSLAVSAGKELIDLSLGSSDLPVDNHIIDAIAKSLDDPSTHGYLLFRGTQEFRQAAAQWYEQKFSIKVDPETEVLPLIGSQEGTAHLPLAILNPGDFALLLDPGYPSHAGGVYLASGQIYPMPLKAENNFLPVLTDIPASVLAQSRMMVLSYPHNPTSAIAPLSFFQEAVAFCQKHNIVLVHDFPYVDLVFTQNETFNPKSKIQNLKSSVPSILQADPEKSVSIEFFTLSKSYNMGGFRIGYAIGNSRLIQALKQVKATVDFNQYLGILNGAIAALTGNQDGVKNAVSIFRQRRDAFINALHSIGWNVPTPEATMYIWAKLPEPWSNNSIKFCTELVKQTGVAASPGAGFGPAGEGYVRFALVQEPEVLETAVSRIAEFINSSV comes from the coding sequence CAAGCTAATGTATTTGCGGATATGGACAGGGCTAAATCGCTGGCTGTGTCTGCTGGAAAGGAATTAATTGATTTGTCTCTGGGGTCTTCTGATTTACCAGTAGATAATCATATTATTGATGCGATCGCCAAATCTCTTGATGACCCTAGCACTCACGGTTATTTGCTGTTTCGCGGTACTCAAGAATTTCGCCAGGCTGCGGCGCAATGGTATGAGCAAAAATTCAGTATTAAAGTTGACCCAGAAACAGAAGTTTTACCTTTGATTGGTTCTCAGGAAGGAACTGCACATTTACCTTTAGCAATTCTCAATCCTGGTGATTTTGCGTTATTGTTAGATCCTGGTTATCCTTCCCATGCGGGAGGAGTTTATTTAGCAAGTGGGCAAATTTACCCAATGCCATTAAAGGCAGAAAACAATTTTTTACCAGTGTTGACTGATATTCCCGCTTCGGTTTTGGCTCAGTCACGGATGATGGTGTTAAGCTATCCCCATAATCCTACCAGTGCGATCGCTCCTTTATCTTTCTTTCAAGAAGCTGTAGCTTTTTGTCAAAAGCATAACATTGTTTTAGTCCATGATTTCCCCTACGTAGATTTAGTATTTACCCAGAACGAAACTTTCAATCCAAAATCCAAAATCCAAAATCTAAAATCCTCAGTTCCTTCAATTTTACAAGCTGACCCTGAAAAAAGCGTTTCTATTGAATTTTTCACCCTGTCTAAATCTTATAATATGGGTGGTTTCCGCATAGGTTATGCTATCGGTAATTCCCGATTAATTCAAGCTTTAAAACAAGTCAAAGCTACCGTCGATTTTAATCAGTATTTGGGAATTTTGAATGGGGCGATCGCAGCACTCACAGGCAATCAAGATGGTGTAAAAAATGCAGTCTCTATTTTCCGCCAACGTCGGGATGCTTTCATCAATGCCTTACACAGCATAGGTTGGAACGTTCCCACACCAGAAGCAACTATGTATATTTGGGCAAAATTACCAGAACCTTGGAGTAATAATTCTATCAAATTTTGTACAGAGTTAGTTAAACAAACTGGTGTAGCTGCTTCCCCAGGTGCGGGTTTTGGTCCAGCAGGGGAAGGATATGTGCGTTTTGCTTTAGTGCAAGAACCAGAAGTGTTAGAAACGGCAGTAAGTAGAATTGCTGAATTTATTAATTCTAGCGTTTAA